A window of the Eremothecium cymbalariae DBVPG#7215 chromosome 5, complete sequence genome harbors these coding sequences:
- the LCB2 gene encoding serine C-palmitoyltransferase LCB2 (similar to Ashbya gossypii AGR127C), translating into MSSVSNTRVPLIAPEEISLEDKKENEFGQLTSVEFLVAPKSRGGAPLRDPILDAPPYYVSVITYLNYLILIILGHIHDFFGLKFPKDKHSEIMERDGYAPWFSKFESFFVRRMKKRIDDCFSRPTTGVPGRFIRCVDRVAHQLNDFFTYPGSTSMCLNLSSYNYLGFAQSEGQCTDAALEAVHKYGIYSNGPRAQTGTIDLHLEAEQYIATFIGKPDVIIFSMGYGCNANLFSSFLDSKCLVISDELNHTSIRTGVRLSGAAVRKFKHNDMKALEQLIREQIVQGQPKSHRPWKKILICVEGLYSMEGTMCNLPKLVELKNRYKCYLFVDEAHSIGAIGPRGRGVCDYFGIDPSEVDILMGTLTKSFGAAGGYIGADKWIVERLRLDLTTNNYAEPSPAPVLAQIISSLRTITGEICPGQGQERLQRIAFNSRYLRLALQRLGFIVYGIADSPVIPMLLYAPSKMPAFSRMMLQRKIAVVVVAYPATPLDESRVRFCVSAALIKEDIDYLLRHVNEVGEKLFLKVSSGKAGGSMDGKPPRWDIEEVIKQTPKDCKDDKYFLI; encoded by the coding sequence ATGAGTTCAGTGTCTAACACTAGAGTGCCTTTAATTGCGCCTGAAGAAATCTCTCTAGAGgataaaaaggaaaatgaGTTTGGCCAATTGACTTCAGTAGAGTTCTTAGTCGCACCGAAGTCTCGAGGGGGAGCACCGTTGCGGGATCCAATACTAGATGCACCACCATATTATGTTTCGGTGATTACATATTTaaattatttgattttaattatattaGGTCATATCCATGATTTCTTTGGGCTGAAATTCCCGAAGGACAAGCACTCTGAGATAATGGAGCGGGATGGGTATGCCCCTTGGTTTTCTAAATTTGAGTCCTTTTTTGTGAGAcggatgaagaagaggatCGATGATTGCTTTTCGAGACCGACCACAGGCGTTCCTGGCAGATTCATTCGTTGTGTTGATAGAGTAGCTCATCAGttaaatgatttttttACCTATCCTGGATCTACTTCTATGTGCTTAAACTTATCATCATATAATTATTTGGGTTTTGCTCAATCTGAGGGGCAGTGTACTGATGCAGCTTTGGAAGCTGTTCATAAGTATGGGATCTATAGTAATGGTCCAAGAGCTCAAACAGGGACTATCGATCTTCATTTAGAAGCGGAACAATATATTGCTACTTTCATCGGGAAGCCAGATGTTATAATTTTTTCGATGGGTTATGGATGCAATGCTAATCTTTTCAGTTCATTTTTAGATAGTAAGTGCTTGGTGATTTCCGATGAATTGAACCACACCTCAATTAGAACTGGCGTGCGTTTGTCAGGTGCAGCTGTCAGAAAATTCAAGCATAATGATATGAAAGCGCTAGAGCAATTGATACGTGAACAAATAGTTCAAGGTCAACCGAAATCTCATAGACCGtggaagaagattttaATTTGTGTTGAAGGCTTGTACTCTATGGAGGGTACAATGTGTAATCTCCCCAAACTAGTTGAATTGAAAAACAGATACAAATGTTACTTGTTTGTCGACGAAGCTCATTCAATTGGTGCGATAGGCCCCCGTGGTCGTGGTGTGTGTGATTATTTCGGTATTGACCCTTCAGAGgttgatattttaatggGAACGTTAACCAAGTCCTTCGGTGCTGCAGGTGGTTATATTGGAGCAGATAAGTGGATTGTGGAACGTCTGAGGCTGGACTTGACAACTAATAATTATGCTGAACCCAGCCCGGCCCCTGTTCTTGCTCAAATCATTTCATCTTTGAGAACCATTACAGGTGAAATATGTCCAGGTCAGGGACAAGAAAGACTTCAAAGAATTGCATTTAATTCGCGCTATTTGCGTCTAGCATTACAAAGATTGGGATTTATTGTTTATGGTATCGCAGATTCTCCCGTAATTCCAATGTTGCTGTATGCTCCATCAAAGATGCCCGCATTTTCTCGAATGATGTTGCAGCGCAAgattgctgttgttgttgtagcATATCCAGCTACTCCACTAGATGAATCGAGAGTCCGTTTCTGTGTTTCTGCAGCATTAATTAAAGAAGACATTGATTACCTATTGCGCCATGTTAATGAAGTTGGCGAAAAGTTATTCTTGAAAGTTAGTTCCGGGAAGGCTGGCGGCTCTATGGATGGCAAACCACCAAGATGGGACATTGAAGAAGTAATTAAACAGACACCTAAAGATTGTAAGGATGACAAGTATTTTCTGATATGA
- the GPI13 gene encoding mannose-ethanolamine phosphotransferase GPI13 (similar to Ashbya gossypii AGR126C) has translation MVELSEALPDEELLKQTVLNNDDDDRRMTRLRIERFRTTHTLYILLLFSLAVLQAIAIAFFTRGFLLSRTVLDNVASFDETKDSYGKFDKAVILIVDALRFDFVIPVDTAAEGYNDNYHNNLKVLYEYWDNSVLLKFIADPPTTTLQRLKGLTTGSLPTFIDAGSNFNGDVIVEDNLIKQLYLHNKSIYFVGDDTWDALFHPYLSNMSVPYESLNVWDLDTVDNGVISYFEEHLLDKDPLDREWDVLIGHMLGIDHVGHKYGPNHFTMSEKQQQVDKFIRKVIASIDEDTLLVVMGDHGMDHTGNHGGDSNDELESTLWLHSKRKNAWKLKSPDQYNTSRLGENYRQVNQIDLVPTLSLLLGTPIPFNNLGWPVDEIATSDEEWKIYTRTTLDQLQTYNMTSRAITNPQKNVLLQQLWQNSTISAQYGSEYQAALLDTYKDLWARFDYYSIGTGILLLTLFLGLLVTVTRLISSIVVGQMVSELVPTIVVMALVSNVCFIGIFYVLHQPAFLANWFWCSLLATAVGIIIGFYIPIFDRYNLAWLTFRLVEELSDYWSRIAAMFIAIHALLFISNSFTIWEDKIVSFLLTTLGMLTLYEFVFLPKRQYTAALLNASLGEKEGTVSGATSGQANSDSLPLGRFARMVGGYHSIVLIVCTRLASLITICREEQGIHCTPTFSLRSNYSMPVILGCLFLVFAIPSCIKGYYNVCSSYQAAAPIWIGMLLKSILFVNFIYWGLTAFENMSQGFQINLGIVKLTLSRIIVGVSLIVANIGWMMGPLCIKLNIHNNDTKSHQATILGYTNVYGAQYFLLVTNFLMCIMLFNKPLAQLSLFLMCNQLLSVLEIIDLLKLKENLIGPVAMGLISYNQFFSTGHQATIPSVQWDMGFVLTESITFPFTHLGIIMNTFGPHILCAVSVALLTLWKQPPGVLRANTLLARIVSNCGMLLIYHTVLCLSSFIWVTHFRRHLMVWKIFCPRFIFAALSLIVTQLVVTFITVAFAGGRLIRQINHLFWK, from the coding sequence ATGGTGGAACTTTCTGAGGCACTAccagatgaagaattgctGAAGCAAACAGTATTAAATaatgatgacgatgataGAAGAATGACAAGGCTGCGGATTGAACGGTTTCGCACAACACATACATTATATATCCTGCTATTATTTTCCTTAGCAGTATTGCAAGCCATTGCAATAGCATTTTTTACTCGTGGATTCCTACTATCTAGAACAGTCCTTGATAATGTTGCATCGTTTGACGAAACGAAAGATTCGTATGGAAAGTTTGATAAAGCAGTAATACTGATCGTTGATGCATTGagatttgattttgttattCCAGTTGATACTGCAGCTGAAGGATATAATGATAACTATCATAATAACTTAAAGGTATTGTACGAATATTGGGACAATTCAGTTCTACTGAAATTCATTGCAGACcctccaacaacaacgttGCAACGCCTAAAAGGGCTAACGACAGGTTCTTTACCCACTTTTATCGATGCTGGGTCTAACTTTAATGGGGACGTAATAGTCGAGGATAATTTAATCAAGCAGTTATATCTGCATAACAAATCTATTTATTTTGTGGGGGATGATACGTGGGACGCCTTATTTCATCCCTACTTATCAAACATGAGTGTACCTTATGAATCTCTCAATGTGTGGGATTTGGATACCGTTGACAATGGAGTGatttcatattttgaagaacacCTTTTAGACAAGGATCCTCTAGATAGAGAATGGGATGTCCTAATTGGGCATATGTTAGGCATTGATCATGTTGGCCATAAATATGGTCCGAATCATTTCACTATGTCTGAAAAGCAACAGCAAGTGGACAAGTTCATACGCAAGGTAATTGCCtctattgatgaagatacCTTACTTGTGGTAATGGGTGATCATGGTATGGACCATACGGGAAATCATGGTGGTGATTCCAATGACGAATTAGAAAGTACCTTGTGGCTCCATTCCAAACGTAAAAATGCATGGAAACTAAAAAGCCCAGATCAGTACAACACTTCCCGATTAGGTGAAAATTACAGACAGGTCAATCAAATAGACCTTGTTCCCACTTTATCGTTACTACTGGGCACCCCTATACCATTTAACAACTTAGGATGGCCAGTTGACGAAATCGCTACCTCCGACGAGGaatggaaaatatatacgAGAACCACGTTAGACCAACTACAGACCTACAATATGACAAGTAGGGCAATTACTAACCCTCAGAAAAACGTTCTCCTTCAACAACTGTGGCAGAATTCTACTATATCAGCACAGTATGGTTCTGAATACCAAGCGGCCCTTTTAGACACGTACAAGGACCTATGGGCCCGTTTTGATTATTATAGCATTGGGACTGGTATCCTACTACTAACCTTGTTTTTAGGACTATTGGTTACTGTTACGAGACTGATTTCATCCATAGTCGTTGGTCAGATGGTATCAGAATTAGTTCCAACAATAGTGGTAATGGCACTAGTTTCTAACGTTTGTTTTATTGGAATATTTTATGTTCTGCATCAGCCAGCGTTCCTAGCCAATTGGTTTTGGTGCTCCTTATTGGCTACTGCAGTTGGTATCATTATTGGTTTCTATATTCCCATATTTGACCGGTATAATCTGGCTTGGTTGACGTTCAGACTTGTTGAAGAACTATCCGATTACTGGTCTAGAATTGCAGCAATGTTCATAGCAATACATGctttattatttatatccAATTCATTTACAATCTGGGAAGATAAAATTGTCAGCTTTTTATTGACGACGCTAGGAATGTTAACATTATACGAATTTGTATTCTTACCCAAAAGACAATATACCGCAGCACTTCTTAATGCTTCATTGGGAGAAAAAGAAGGCACTGTTTCGGGGGCTACGTCTGGTCAAGCTAACTCAGATTCATTGCCTTTAGGGAGATTTGCAAGAATGGTTGGAGGCTACCACTCTATTGTTTTAATAGTGTGTACAAGATTAGCATCTCTCATCACTATTTGCCGCGAAGAGCAAGGAATCCACTGTACTCCAACGTTCAGCTTGCGTAGTAATTATTCAATGCCAGTTATTCTAGGATGCctatttttggtttttgcCATTCCATCGTGTATTAAAGGCTATTATAATGTCTGTTCTTCCTATCAAGCTGCTGCACCAATATGGATTGGAATGTTATTGAAATCTATTCTATTTGTTAATTTCATATATTGGGGCCTAACAGCCTTTGAAAATATGTCCCAAGGTTTTCAAATCAATCTTGGAATTGTTAAACTTACATTATCTCGTATCATTGTGGGTGTCTCATTAATTGTCGCCAACATTGGCTGGATGATGGGCCCTTTGTGTATCAAGTTGAATATTCACAATAATGATACAAAGTCTCATCAAGCCACTATATTAGGATATACTAATGTGTATGGAGCTCAGTACTTTCTGTTGGTGACTAACTTTTTGATGTGTATCATGTTGTTCAACAAACCATTAGCTCAACTTTCGTTGTTCCTAATGTGTAACCAATTGTTATCCGTTTTAGAAATTATAGATTTGTTAAAACTGAAAGAAAATTTAATTGGACCGGTTGCAATGGGTTTGATTTCCTATAATCAGTTTTTTAGCACTGGCCATCAAGCCACTATTCCATCAGTCCAATGGGATATGGGTTTCGTTTTAACGGAAAGCATTACATTTCCTTTCACACACTTGGGCATCATTATGAACACTTTTGGACCTCATATTTTATGTGCTGTATCAGTTGCATTGCTTACTTTATGGAAGCAGCCTCCTGGAGTATTGAGAGCGAACACTTTATTAGCACGCATTGTATCTAATTGTGGGATGTTGTTGATTTATCATACTGTATTATGTCTGAGTAGCTTCATTTGGGTCACTCATTTCAGGCGGCATTTGATGGTGTGGAAGATTTTTTGTCCTAGGTTTATCTTCGCCGCATTAAGTTTGATTGTAACACAATTAGTTGTAACTTTCATCACTGTTGCCTTTGCAGGTGGTCGGTTAATTAGACAAATCAACCaccttttttggaaatag
- the RLI1 gene encoding Fe-S cluster-binding ribosome biosynthesis protein (similar to Ashbya gossypii AGR125W), which produces MSSKNTRIAIVNEDKCKPKKCRQECKRSCPVVKTGKLCIEVTPTSKISFISETLCIGCGICVKKCPFDAITIINLPTNLDAQVTHRYSANSFKLHRLPTPRPGQVLGLVGTNGIGKSTALKILAGKQKPNLGRFDEAPEWSDIIRYFRGSELQNYFTKMLEDDIKAIIKPQYVDNIPRAIKGPMQKVGELLKARMEKPEDKVKNYIKILELKNVLKRDISALSGGELQRFAIGMSCVQEADVYMFDEPSSYLDVKQRLNAALIIRSLLNPTTYVICVEHDLSVLDYLSDFICILYGVPSVYGVVTLPSSVREGINIFLDGHIPSENLRFRNEALQFRMTEAVDELQLDATRAFQYPKMKRTQGDFTLTVESGEFSDSEILVMMGENGTGKTTLIKLLAGAIPADDGVDVPKLNVSMKPQKIAPKFPGTVRQLFFKRIRAQFLNPQFQTDVVKPLNIEDIIDQEVQHLSGGELQRVAIVLSLGLSADIYLIDEPSAYLDSEQRIICSKVIRRFILHNKKTAFIVEHDFIMATYLADKVIVFDGTPSKNAFARTPESLLTGCNRFLKNLNVTFRRDPNSFRPRINKLDSQMDKEQKLSGNYFFLDNNSV; this is translated from the coding sequence ATGTCAAGTAAGAATACCCGTATTGCGATTGTCAACGAGGACAAGTGCAAGCCTAAAAAGTGCCGGCAAGAATGTAAGAGATCTTGTCCTGTTGTGAAGACTGGTAAACTTTGTATTGAGGTGACGCCGACTTCGAAGATTTCATTTATTTCTGAAACTTTGTGCATTGGTTGTGGTATTTGTGTTAAAAAGTGTCCGTTTGATGCTATcactattattaatttgCCTACTAATTTGGATGCTCAAGTGACACATCGTTATTCAGCGAATTCATTTAAGCTACATAGGTTACCAACACCAAGACCAGGTCAAGTTTTAGGTTTGGTTGGAACCAATGGTATTGGTAAATCGACCgctttaaagattttggcAGGTAAGCAGAAGCCAAACTTGGGGCGGTTTGATGAAGCGCCTGAATGGTCCGATATTATCCGTTATTTCCGTGGTTCTGAATTGCAGAATTACTTCACTAAAATGCTAGAGGATGATATTAAGGCTATCATCAAGCCGCAATATGTAGACAACATTCCTCGAGCGATTAAGGGACCAATGCAGAAAGTCGGTGAATTGCTGAAGGCTAGAATGGAGAAACCAGAAGACAAagtaaaaaattatattaaaattttggaGTTGAAGAACGTGCTGAAGAGAGACATATCGGCGTTATCGGGTGGTGAGTTGCAAAGATTTGCAATTGGTATGTCTTGTGTCCAGGAAGCTGATGTTTACATGTTTGATGAACCATCTTCTTACTTGGATGTCAAGCAACGTTTGAATGCCGCTTTGATTATCAGATCATTGCTGAATCCAACTACTTATGTTATCTGTGTGGAGCACGATTTATCTGTATTGGATTATCTATCTGATTTTATCTGTATTCTATATGGTGTTCCATCTGTCTATGGTGTGGTGACTTTACCGTCATCTGTTAGAGAAGgtatcaatattttcttaGATGGTCATATTCCATCTGAGAACTTGCGTTTTAGAAACGAAGCCCTACAGTTCCGTATGACAGAAGCAGTTGATGAGCTACAGTTAGACGCTACTAGGGCATTCCAATATCCAAAGATGAAACGTACACAAGGTGATTTCACCTTGACAGTAGAGTCAGGTGAATTTTCAGATTCTGAAATCTTAGTCATGATGGGTGAAAACGGTACTGGTAAGACTACGTTAATCAAGCTTCTTGCTGGCGCAATTCCTGCTGATGATGGTGTAGATGTTCCAAAGCTAAATGTTTCCATGAAGCCCCAGAAAATTGCTCCAAAATTCCCAGGAACTGTGCGTCAattgtttttcaaaagaattagAGCTCAGTTCTTAAACCCACAATTCCAAACTGATGTTGTTAAACCACTGAATATTGaggatattattgatcAAGAAGTTCAGCATTTGTCTGGTGGTGAATTACAACGAGTTGCAATTGTTTTGTCTTTAGGGCTATCGGCAGATATCTACTTAATTGATGAACCTTCTGCTTATTTGGACTCTGAACAACGTATTATATGCTCCAAGGTCATCAGGCGTTTCATTTTGCACAATAAGAAGACAGCTTTCATTGTGGAACACGATTTCATTATGGCTACTTATCTAGCAGACAAAGTTATTGTTTTCGACGGTACCCCATCCAAAAACGCCTTTGCAAGAACCCCAGAAAGCTTGTTAACCGGTTGTAATAGATTCTTAAAAAATCTAAATGTCACTTTTAGAAGGGATCCAAATTCCTTTAGACCAAGGATCAATAAACTCGATTCCCAAATGGACAAGGAACAGAAGTTGTCAGGTAATTACTTCTTTTTGGACAACAATTCTGTTTAG